One genomic window of Bactrocera dorsalis isolate Fly_Bdor chromosome 4, ASM2337382v1, whole genome shotgun sequence includes the following:
- the LOC105231608 gene encoding glucose dehydrogenase [FAD, quinone], producing the protein MFFLLQPRLLLPVLVCLLCAFTWAQERNVILETFDFLRRGQIDANLENYDNNLQMEKEYDFIVVGAGTAGCAIAARLSENPKWKVLLLEAGGPESLIMDVPIVAHFLQLGEMNWKYRTQPSDRACLAMNNNRCNWPRGKVMGGSSVLNYMMYTRGNRRDYDRWAELGNVGWGWRDVLPYFKKYEGSNVPDADEDLVGRNGPVKVSYVNWRSKIADAFLEAVQQDGLQHRDYNGHIQNGVNYLHTTTRNSTRWSSNRAYLYPLKGKRRNLHVKKFALVTKVLIDPTTKTAYGIMVRTDGREHKILARREVIVSAGAINTPQLLMLSGVGPAQHLREVGIKPIVDLAVGFNLQDHTAPAVTFTTNATSLHFEDFADPTLVNRFNRQEGPYGSPGGCEAMAFWDLDHPQLKDGWPDIELFLVGGSMSSNPAISRAFGLKKIIYDSMFAEIEDKELNAFMIFPMILRPKSRGRIMLKSTDPQKYPLIYSNYYAHPYDVDISVRGVQKAISLINYPGFKKINAKVWNRRIPTCKGIEFGTRDYWECHVRHFTFTIYHYSGTAKMGPATDPAAVVDPRLRVYGIKNLRVADASIMPEIMSGHPNGPVFMIAEKAADMIKEDHGFKQ; encoded by the coding sequence ATGTTTTTCTTACTGCAACCACGTTTGCTACTACCTGTGCTAGTATGCCTGCTGTGCGCCTTTACTTGGGCGCAGGAGCGCAATGTAATACTAGAGACCTTTGACTTTCTGCGTCGCGGCCAGATAGAcgcaaatttagaaaattacgACAATAACCTGCAAATGGAGAAGGAATATGATTTTATTGTTGTCGGCGCGGGTACAGCGGGTTGTGCAATAGCGGCGCGCTTGTCAGAGAATCCAAAATGGAAGGTGCTGCTGCTCGAAGCTGGCGGCCCAGAGAGTCTCATAATGGATGTGCCCATAGTAGCACATTTTTTGCAACTGGGCGAAATGAATTGGAAGTATCGCACGCAACCTTCGGATCGCGCTTGCTTAGCTATGAACAACAATCGTTGCAATTGGCCGCGCGGCAAGGTTATGGGCGGCTCGTCTGTGCTTAACTATATGATGTATACGCGCGGTAACCGACGTGACTACGATCGCTGGGCAGAGTTGGGTAATGTTGGCTGGGGTTGGCGTGATGTGTTGCCATATTTCAAGAAATATGAAGGCTCCAATGTGCCAGATGCTGATGAGGATTTAGTGGGACGCAATGGTCCAGTTAAAGTGTCGTATGTGAATTGGCGTTCAAAGATTGCCGACGCCTTTTTGGAGGCGGTGCAGCAAGATGGTTTGCAACATCGCGATTACAATGGACACATTCAAAATGGTGTCAACTACTTGCATACGACCACACGCAACTCAACGCGTTGGAGTTCAAATCGTGCTTATTTGTATCCGCTCAAGGGTAAACGCCGTAATTTGCACGTGAAGAAATTCGCTTTAGTCACAAAAGTGCTCATCGATCCAACTACAAAAACCGCTTACGGCATAATGGTGCGCACCGACGGACGCGAGCACAAAATACTCGCGCGCCGAGAGGTGATCGTTAGCGCTGGCGCCATAAACACACCGCAACTGCTCATGCTCTCAGGTGTTGGGCCAGCGCAGCATTTGCGTGAGGTGGGCATTAAGCCGATTGTGGACTTGGCCGTAGGCTTTAATCTGCAAGATCATACAGCGCCTGCGGTAACGTTCACGACCAATGCAACATCGTTACATTTTGAAGATTTCGCCGATCCGACACTGGTGAATCGCTTTAATCGTCAAGAGGGTCCCTACGGTTCACCCGGCGGCTGTGAGGCTATGGCTTTCTGGGACTTGGACCACCCACAACTGAAGGATGGTTGGCCAGATATTGAACTGTTCTTGGTAGGCGGCTCAATGTCCTCAAATCCGGCGATATCGCGTGCCTTTGGTCTCAAAAAAATCATCTACGATTCCATGTTTGCGGAAATCGAAGACAAAGAACTCAATGCATTCATGATATTCCCCATGATATTGCGTCCTAAGAGCCGCGGACGCATCATGCTCAAAAGCACAGATCCGCAAAAATACCCACTTATCTACTCAAACTACTACGCGCATCCCTATGATGTCGACATCTCTGTGCGTGGCGTGCAGAAGGCGATCAGTCTGATCAACTATCCGGGCTTCAAGAAGATCAACGCCAAAGTATGGAATCGCAGAATACCCACATGTAAGGGTATCGAATTCGGTACACGCGACTACTGGGAATGTCATGTGCGCCATTTCACTTTCACCATCTACCACTACTCAGGCACAGCAAAAATGGGCCCGGCAACCGATCCGGCGGCTGTGGTGGATCCCCGTCTGCGTGTCTATGGCATTAAAAATCTGCGTGTGGCCGATGCGAGCATCATGCCAGAGATCATGTCCGGACATCCGAACGGGCCAGTCTTCATGATAGCCGAGAAGGCGGCGGATATGATCAAAGAGGATCACGGCTTCAAGCAATAA